A window from Mauremys reevesii isolate NIE-2019 linkage group 9, ASM1616193v1, whole genome shotgun sequence encodes these proteins:
- the ZIC4 gene encoding zinc finger protein ZIC 4 isoform X4: MKDDRLAGTAKEEQSQEMRHKTSLVMRKRKRLYRNILEKSSSYPGHHGHHHSEAGNHSLFSGLHEQPPHATPGGHLNGQIRLGLPGEMYARSEHFTQVPASRTDPFAASSLHNYGGMNLNVNLAPHHGPGAFFRYMRQPIKQELICKWIELDQTPKKLCSKTFTTMHELVTHVTVEHVGGPEQSNHICFWEECPREGKPFKAKYKLVNHIRVHTGEKPFPCPFPGCGKVFARSENLKIHKRTHTGEKPFKCEFEGCDRRFANSSDRKKHSHVHTSDKPYNCKVRGCDKSYTHPSSLRKHMKVHCKSPPPSSGYESSTPSLVSPSSDSGRDPPASCSHAEPVASSQTAANLSEWYVCQSSGASGIPTPPSNSPSPNPGEASYTNCEPRPNY; this comes from the exons GAACAAAGTCAGGAAATGAGACACAAGACTTCTCTGGTAATGAGGAAAAGAAAACGACTTTACAGAAACATCCTGGAAAAGTCAA GTAGCTACCCCGGACACCATGGTCACCACCACTCAGAAGCTGGGAATCATTCTCTGTTCTCTGGACTCCATGAGCAGCCTCCCCATGCAACTCCAGGTGGCCATCTAAACGGACAGATAAGACTGGGGTTACCTGGAGAAATGTACGCCAGGTCTGAACATTTCACTCAAGTACCAGCCTCCAGGACCGATCCTTTTGCTGCTTCCTCGCTTCATAACTACGGTGGCATGAATCTGAACGTGAATCTGGCTCCACACCACGGCCCTGGTGCTTTCTTTCGTTACATGAGGCAGCCCATCAAACAGGAACTCATCTGTAAATGGATTGAGTTGGACCAGACTCCCAAAAAATTATGCTCGAAAACTTTCACCACAATGCACGAGCTGGTGACTCATGTCACAGTGGAGCATGTTGGAGGACCCGAGCAGTCCAATCACATATGTTTCTGGGAAGAGTGTCCAAGAGAGGGGAAACCTTTCAAAGCCAAATATAAACTTGTAAATCACATCAGAGTCCACACAGGTGAAaaacccttcccctgccctttcccaggctgTGGGAAAGTGTTTGCTAGATCAGAAAATCTCAAAATACACAAAAGAACTCACACAG GAGAAAAACCATTCAAATGTGAATTCGAAGGCTGTGACAGACGATTTGCCAACAGCAGTGACAGGAAGAAGCACTCTCACGTGCACACCAGCGACAAACCCTACAACTGCAAAGTGAGAGGCTGCGACAAGTCCTACACCCACCCCAGTTCCTTGAGGAAACACATGAAAGTGCACTGCAAATCCCCTCCTCCGAGTTCAGGCTACGAGTCCTCCACACCTTCCCTGGTGTCTCCCTCCTCGGACTCCGGCCGGGACCCTCCTGCTTCCTGTTCTCACGCAGAGCCAGTAGCATCGTCGCAAACTGCAGCTAACCTGAGCGAATGGTACGTGTGTCAGAGCTCGGGGGCCAGTGGCATCCCAACTCCTCCCAGTAACTCTCCGTCACCTAACCCGGGAGAGGCTTCTTACACGAACTGTGAGCCCAGGCCCAATTATTAG
- the ZIC4 gene encoding zinc finger protein ZIC 4 isoform X6 gives MRHKTSLVMRKRKRLYRNILEKSSSYPGHHGHHHSEAGNHSLFSGLHEQPPHATPGGHLNGQIRLGLPGEMYARSEHFTQVPASRTDPFAASSLHNYGGMNLNVNLAPHHGPGAFFRYMRQPIKQELICKWIELDQTPKKLCSKTFTTMHELVTHVTVEHVGGPEQSNHICFWEECPREGKPFKAKYKLVNHIRVHTGEKPFPCPFPGCGKVFARSENLKIHKRTHTGEKPFKCEFEGCDRRFANSSDRKKHSHVHTSDKPYNCKVRGCDKSYTHPSSLRKHMKVHCKSPPPSSGYESSTPSLVSPSSDSGRDPPASCSHAEPVASSQTAANLSEWYVCQSSGASGIPTPPSNSPSPNPGEASYTNCEPRPNY, from the exons ATGAGACACAAGACTTCTCTGGTAATGAGGAAAAGAAAACGACTTTACAGAAACATCCTGGAAAAGTCAA GTAGCTACCCCGGACACCATGGTCACCACCACTCAGAAGCTGGGAATCATTCTCTGTTCTCTGGACTCCATGAGCAGCCTCCCCATGCAACTCCAGGTGGCCATCTAAACGGACAGATAAGACTGGGGTTACCTGGAGAAATGTACGCCAGGTCTGAACATTTCACTCAAGTACCAGCCTCCAGGACCGATCCTTTTGCTGCTTCCTCGCTTCATAACTACGGTGGCATGAATCTGAACGTGAATCTGGCTCCACACCACGGCCCTGGTGCTTTCTTTCGTTACATGAGGCAGCCCATCAAACAGGAACTCATCTGTAAATGGATTGAGTTGGACCAGACTCCCAAAAAATTATGCTCGAAAACTTTCACCACAATGCACGAGCTGGTGACTCATGTCACAGTGGAGCATGTTGGAGGACCCGAGCAGTCCAATCACATATGTTTCTGGGAAGAGTGTCCAAGAGAGGGGAAACCTTTCAAAGCCAAATATAAACTTGTAAATCACATCAGAGTCCACACAGGTGAAaaacccttcccctgccctttcccaggctgTGGGAAAGTGTTTGCTAGATCAGAAAATCTCAAAATACACAAAAGAACTCACACAG GAGAAAAACCATTCAAATGTGAATTCGAAGGCTGTGACAGACGATTTGCCAACAGCAGTGACAGGAAGAAGCACTCTCACGTGCACACCAGCGACAAACCCTACAACTGCAAAGTGAGAGGCTGCGACAAGTCCTACACCCACCCCAGTTCCTTGAGGAAACACATGAAAGTGCACTGCAAATCCCCTCCTCCGAGTTCAGGCTACGAGTCCTCCACACCTTCCCTGGTGTCTCCCTCCTCGGACTCCGGCCGGGACCCTCCTGCTTCCTGTTCTCACGCAGAGCCAGTAGCATCGTCGCAAACTGCAGCTAACCTGAGCGAATGGTACGTGTGTCAGAGCTCGGGGGCCAGTGGCATCCCAACTCCTCCCAGTAACTCTCCGTCACCTAACCCGGGAGAGGCTTCTTACACGAACTGTGAGCCCAGGCCCAATTATTAG
- the ZIC4 gene encoding zinc finger protein ZIC 4 isoform X5, whose protein sequence is MRARGDCFALWAGAVSTNFYSAASQRPAAASQAYRIPRSYPGHHGHHHSEAGNHSLFSGLHEQPPHATPGGHLNGQIRLGLPGEMYARSEHFTQVPASRTDPFAASSLHNYGGMNLNVNLAPHHGPGAFFRYMRQPIKQELICKWIELDQTPKKLCSKTFTTMHELVTHVTVEHVGGPEQSNHICFWEECPREGKPFKAKYKLVNHIRVHTGEKPFPCPFPGCGKVFARSENLKIHKRTHTGEKPFKCEFEGCDRRFANSSDRKKHSHVHTSDKPYNCKVRGCDKSYTHPSSLRKHMKVHCKSPPPSSGYESSTPSLVSPSSDSGRDPPASCSHAEPVASSQTAANLSEWYVCQSSGASGIPTPPSNSPSPNPGEASYTNCEPRPNY, encoded by the exons ATGAGAGCGCGCGGTGATTGTTTCGCTCTCTGGGCTGGCGCCGTGTCCACGAATTTCTATTCAGCAGCCTCCCAGCGTCCTGCTGCTGCCTCTCAAGCGTATAGGATTCCAC GTAGCTACCCCGGACACCATGGTCACCACCACTCAGAAGCTGGGAATCATTCTCTGTTCTCTGGACTCCATGAGCAGCCTCCCCATGCAACTCCAGGTGGCCATCTAAACGGACAGATAAGACTGGGGTTACCTGGAGAAATGTACGCCAGGTCTGAACATTTCACTCAAGTACCAGCCTCCAGGACCGATCCTTTTGCTGCTTCCTCGCTTCATAACTACGGTGGCATGAATCTGAACGTGAATCTGGCTCCACACCACGGCCCTGGTGCTTTCTTTCGTTACATGAGGCAGCCCATCAAACAGGAACTCATCTGTAAATGGATTGAGTTGGACCAGACTCCCAAAAAATTATGCTCGAAAACTTTCACCACAATGCACGAGCTGGTGACTCATGTCACAGTGGAGCATGTTGGAGGACCCGAGCAGTCCAATCACATATGTTTCTGGGAAGAGTGTCCAAGAGAGGGGAAACCTTTCAAAGCCAAATATAAACTTGTAAATCACATCAGAGTCCACACAGGTGAAaaacccttcccctgccctttcccaggctgTGGGAAAGTGTTTGCTAGATCAGAAAATCTCAAAATACACAAAAGAACTCACACAG GAGAAAAACCATTCAAATGTGAATTCGAAGGCTGTGACAGACGATTTGCCAACAGCAGTGACAGGAAGAAGCACTCTCACGTGCACACCAGCGACAAACCCTACAACTGCAAAGTGAGAGGCTGCGACAAGTCCTACACCCACCCCAGTTCCTTGAGGAAACACATGAAAGTGCACTGCAAATCCCCTCCTCCGAGTTCAGGCTACGAGTCCTCCACACCTTCCCTGGTGTCTCCCTCCTCGGACTCCGGCCGGGACCCTCCTGCTTCCTGTTCTCACGCAGAGCCAGTAGCATCGTCGCAAACTGCAGCTAACCTGAGCGAATGGTACGTGTGTCAGAGCTCGGGGGCCAGTGGCATCCCAACTCCTCCCAGTAACTCTCCGTCACCTAACCCGGGAGAGGCTTCTTACACGAACTGTGAGCCCAGGCCCAATTATTAG
- the ZIC4 gene encoding zinc finger protein ZIC 4 isoform X3, with translation MSVDALGSPVMDPAALSKRNTALRLVDLAGAHHHHHHLHPPQSMTGFQGFAGHPHAVAPTHPGEYAAESRLGPNPFRPEHMGHHHHHHHHHHHPHHPAALKLSPAPHPHPHHQYQHHHHHHHHHMAGQAEVVSSQTGTFGPAHSPAVPYPVSRTAQAISAGRDFLIRRDLTAPVMPGLTEQHTATSSHHGMFVSTTGSYPGHHGHHHSEAGNHSLFSGLHEQPPHATPGGHLNGQIRLGLPGEMYARSEHFTQVPASRTDPFAASSLHNYGGMNLNVNLAPHHGPGAFFRYMRQPIKQELICKWIELDQTPKKLCSKTFTTMHELVTHVTVEHVGGPEQSNHICFWEECPREGKPFKAKYKLVNHIRVHTGEKPFPCPFPGCGKVFARSENLKIHKRTHTGEKPFKCEFEGCDRRFANSSDRKKHSHVHTSDKPYNCKVRGCDKSYTHPSSLRKHMKVHCKSPPPSSGYESSTPSLVSPSSDSGRDPPASCSHAEPVASSQTAANLSE, from the exons ATGAGCGTGGATGCTTTGGGGAGCCCAGTGATGGACCCTGCTGCACTCTCCAAACGGAACACGGCGCTGAGATTAGTAGACTTGGCAGGGGCTCATCACCACCATCATCATCTCCACCCCCCTCAGAGCATGACAGGCTTCCAGGGCTTCGCCGGGCATCCCCACGCAGTGGCTCCCACGCACCCTGGGGAGTACGCCGCGGAATCCCGCCTAGGGCCGAATCCATTCCGGCCTGAACACATggggcaccaccaccaccaccatcatcatcatcatcatcctcatcaCCCTGCGGCCCTTAaactcagccctgcccctcatcCTCATCCTCACCACCAGtaccagcaccaccaccaccaccaccatcatcatATGGCAGGCCAAGCTGAGGTGGTCTCTAGTCAAACAGGAACGTTTGGCCCGGCGCACTCACCAGCAGTCCCTTACCCAGTGTCTCGCACAGCCCAGGCTATTTCAGCAGGTAGGGACTTCTTAATACGCAGAGATCTGACAGCTCCAGTCATGCCAGGGCTAACTGAGCAACACACTGCTACAAGTTCTCACCACGGAATGTTTGTCTCAACAACAGGTAGCTACCCCGGACACCATGGTCACCACCACTCAGAAGCTGGGAATCATTCTCTGTTCTCTGGACTCCATGAGCAGCCTCCCCATGCAACTCCAGGTGGCCATCTAAACGGACAGATAAGACTGGGGTTACCTGGAGAAATGTACGCCAGGTCTGAACATTTCACTCAAGTACCAGCCTCCAGGACCGATCCTTTTGCTGCTTCCTCGCTTCATAACTACGGTGGCATGAATCTGAACGTGAATCTGGCTCCACACCACGGCCCTGGTGCTTTCTTTCGTTACATGAGGCAGCCCATCAAACAGGAACTCATCTGTAAATGGATTGAGTTGGACCAGACTCCCAAAAAATTATGCTCGAAAACTTTCACCACAATGCACGAGCTGGTGACTCATGTCACAGTGGAGCATGTTGGAGGACCCGAGCAGTCCAATCACATATGTTTCTGGGAAGAGTGTCCAAGAGAGGGGAAACCTTTCAAAGCCAAATATAAACTTGTAAATCACATCAGAGTCCACACAGGTGAAaaacccttcccctgccctttcccaggctgTGGGAAAGTGTTTGCTAGATCAGAAAATCTCAAAATACACAAAAGAACTCACACAG GAGAAAAACCATTCAAATGTGAATTCGAAGGCTGTGACAGACGATTTGCCAACAGCAGTGACAGGAAGAAGCACTCTCACGTGCACACCAGCGACAAACCCTACAACTGCAAAGTGAGAGGCTGCGACAAGTCCTACACCCACCCCAGTTCCTTGAGGAAACACATGAAAGTGCACTGCAAATCCCCTCCTCCGAGTTCAGGCTACGAGTCCTCCACACCTTCCCTGGTGTCTCCCTCCTCGGACTCCGGCCGGGACCCTCCTGCTTCCTGTTCTCACGCAGAGCCAGTAGCATCGTCGCAAACTGCAGCTAACCTGAGCGAATG
- the ZIC4 gene encoding zinc finger protein ZIC 4 isoform X2 yields the protein MSVDALGSPVMDPAALSKRNTALRLVDLAGAHHHHHHLHPPQSMTGFQGFAGHPHAVAPTHPGEYAAESRLGPNPFRPEHMGHHHHHHHHHHHPHHPAALKLSPAPHPHPHHQYQHHHHHHHHHMAGQAEVVSSQTGTFGPAHSPAVPYPVSRTAQAISAGSYPGHHGHHHSEAGNHSLFSGLHEQPPHATPGGHLNGQIRLGLPGEMYARSEHFTQVPASRTDPFAASSLHNYGGMNLNVNLAPHHGPGAFFRYMRQPIKQELICKWIELDQTPKKLCSKTFTTMHELVTHVTVEHVGGPEQSNHICFWEECPREGKPFKAKYKLVNHIRVHTGEKPFPCPFPGCGKVFARSENLKIHKRTHTGEKPFKCEFEGCDRRFANSSDRKKHSHVHTSDKPYNCKVRGCDKSYTHPSSLRKHMKVHCKSPPPSSGYESSTPSLVSPSSDSGRDPPASCSHAEPVASSQTAANLSEWYVCQSSGASGIPTPPSNSPSPNPGEASYTNCEPRPNY from the exons ATGAGCGTGGATGCTTTGGGGAGCCCAGTGATGGACCCTGCTGCACTCTCCAAACGGAACACGGCGCTGAGATTAGTAGACTTGGCAGGGGCTCATCACCACCATCATCATCTCCACCCCCCTCAGAGCATGACAGGCTTCCAGGGCTTCGCCGGGCATCCCCACGCAGTGGCTCCCACGCACCCTGGGGAGTACGCCGCGGAATCCCGCCTAGGGCCGAATCCATTCCGGCCTGAACACATggggcaccaccaccaccaccatcatcatcatcatcatcctcatcaCCCTGCGGCCCTTAaactcagccctgcccctcatcCTCATCCTCACCACCAGtaccagcaccaccaccaccaccaccatcatcatATGGCAGGCCAAGCTGAGGTGGTCTCTAGTCAAACAGGAACGTTTGGCCCGGCGCACTCACCAGCAGTCCCTTACCCAGTGTCTCGCACAGCCCAGGCTATTTCAGCAG GTAGCTACCCCGGACACCATGGTCACCACCACTCAGAAGCTGGGAATCATTCTCTGTTCTCTGGACTCCATGAGCAGCCTCCCCATGCAACTCCAGGTGGCCATCTAAACGGACAGATAAGACTGGGGTTACCTGGAGAAATGTACGCCAGGTCTGAACATTTCACTCAAGTACCAGCCTCCAGGACCGATCCTTTTGCTGCTTCCTCGCTTCATAACTACGGTGGCATGAATCTGAACGTGAATCTGGCTCCACACCACGGCCCTGGTGCTTTCTTTCGTTACATGAGGCAGCCCATCAAACAGGAACTCATCTGTAAATGGATTGAGTTGGACCAGACTCCCAAAAAATTATGCTCGAAAACTTTCACCACAATGCACGAGCTGGTGACTCATGTCACAGTGGAGCATGTTGGAGGACCCGAGCAGTCCAATCACATATGTTTCTGGGAAGAGTGTCCAAGAGAGGGGAAACCTTTCAAAGCCAAATATAAACTTGTAAATCACATCAGAGTCCACACAGGTGAAaaacccttcccctgccctttcccaggctgTGGGAAAGTGTTTGCTAGATCAGAAAATCTCAAAATACACAAAAGAACTCACACAG GAGAAAAACCATTCAAATGTGAATTCGAAGGCTGTGACAGACGATTTGCCAACAGCAGTGACAGGAAGAAGCACTCTCACGTGCACACCAGCGACAAACCCTACAACTGCAAAGTGAGAGGCTGCGACAAGTCCTACACCCACCCCAGTTCCTTGAGGAAACACATGAAAGTGCACTGCAAATCCCCTCCTCCGAGTTCAGGCTACGAGTCCTCCACACCTTCCCTGGTGTCTCCCTCCTCGGACTCCGGCCGGGACCCTCCTGCTTCCTGTTCTCACGCAGAGCCAGTAGCATCGTCGCAAACTGCAGCTAACCTGAGCGAATGGTACGTGTGTCAGAGCTCGGGGGCCAGTGGCATCCCAACTCCTCCCAGTAACTCTCCGTCACCTAACCCGGGAGAGGCTTCTTACACGAACTGTGAGCCCAGGCCCAATTATTAG
- the ZIC4 gene encoding zinc finger protein ZIC 4 isoform X1, which produces MSVDALGSPVMDPAALSKRNTALRLVDLAGAHHHHHHLHPPQSMTGFQGFAGHPHAVAPTHPGEYAAESRLGPNPFRPEHMGHHHHHHHHHHHPHHPAALKLSPAPHPHPHHQYQHHHHHHHHHMAGQAEVVSSQTGTFGPAHSPAVPYPVSRTAQAISAGRDFLIRRDLTAPVMPGLTEQHTATSSHHGMFVSTTGSYPGHHGHHHSEAGNHSLFSGLHEQPPHATPGGHLNGQIRLGLPGEMYARSEHFTQVPASRTDPFAASSLHNYGGMNLNVNLAPHHGPGAFFRYMRQPIKQELICKWIELDQTPKKLCSKTFTTMHELVTHVTVEHVGGPEQSNHICFWEECPREGKPFKAKYKLVNHIRVHTGEKPFPCPFPGCGKVFARSENLKIHKRTHTGEKPFKCEFEGCDRRFANSSDRKKHSHVHTSDKPYNCKVRGCDKSYTHPSSLRKHMKVHCKSPPPSSGYESSTPSLVSPSSDSGRDPPASCSHAEPVASSQTAANLSEWYVCQSSGASGIPTPPSNSPSPNPGEASYTNCEPRPNY; this is translated from the exons ATGAGCGTGGATGCTTTGGGGAGCCCAGTGATGGACCCTGCTGCACTCTCCAAACGGAACACGGCGCTGAGATTAGTAGACTTGGCAGGGGCTCATCACCACCATCATCATCTCCACCCCCCTCAGAGCATGACAGGCTTCCAGGGCTTCGCCGGGCATCCCCACGCAGTGGCTCCCACGCACCCTGGGGAGTACGCCGCGGAATCCCGCCTAGGGCCGAATCCATTCCGGCCTGAACACATggggcaccaccaccaccaccatcatcatcatcatcatcctcatcaCCCTGCGGCCCTTAaactcagccctgcccctcatcCTCATCCTCACCACCAGtaccagcaccaccaccaccaccaccatcatcatATGGCAGGCCAAGCTGAGGTGGTCTCTAGTCAAACAGGAACGTTTGGCCCGGCGCACTCACCAGCAGTCCCTTACCCAGTGTCTCGCACAGCCCAGGCTATTTCAGCAGGTAGGGACTTCTTAATACGCAGAGATCTGACAGCTCCAGTCATGCCAGGGCTAACTGAGCAACACACTGCTACAAGTTCTCACCACGGAATGTTTGTCTCAACAACAGGTAGCTACCCCGGACACCATGGTCACCACCACTCAGAAGCTGGGAATCATTCTCTGTTCTCTGGACTCCATGAGCAGCCTCCCCATGCAACTCCAGGTGGCCATCTAAACGGACAGATAAGACTGGGGTTACCTGGAGAAATGTACGCCAGGTCTGAACATTTCACTCAAGTACCAGCCTCCAGGACCGATCCTTTTGCTGCTTCCTCGCTTCATAACTACGGTGGCATGAATCTGAACGTGAATCTGGCTCCACACCACGGCCCTGGTGCTTTCTTTCGTTACATGAGGCAGCCCATCAAACAGGAACTCATCTGTAAATGGATTGAGTTGGACCAGACTCCCAAAAAATTATGCTCGAAAACTTTCACCACAATGCACGAGCTGGTGACTCATGTCACAGTGGAGCATGTTGGAGGACCCGAGCAGTCCAATCACATATGTTTCTGGGAAGAGTGTCCAAGAGAGGGGAAACCTTTCAAAGCCAAATATAAACTTGTAAATCACATCAGAGTCCACACAGGTGAAaaacccttcccctgccctttcccaggctgTGGGAAAGTGTTTGCTAGATCAGAAAATCTCAAAATACACAAAAGAACTCACACAG GAGAAAAACCATTCAAATGTGAATTCGAAGGCTGTGACAGACGATTTGCCAACAGCAGTGACAGGAAGAAGCACTCTCACGTGCACACCAGCGACAAACCCTACAACTGCAAAGTGAGAGGCTGCGACAAGTCCTACACCCACCCCAGTTCCTTGAGGAAACACATGAAAGTGCACTGCAAATCCCCTCCTCCGAGTTCAGGCTACGAGTCCTCCACACCTTCCCTGGTGTCTCCCTCCTCGGACTCCGGCCGGGACCCTCCTGCTTCCTGTTCTCACGCAGAGCCAGTAGCATCGTCGCAAACTGCAGCTAACCTGAGCGAATGGTACGTGTGTCAGAGCTCGGGGGCCAGTGGCATCCCAACTCCTCCCAGTAACTCTCCGTCACCTAACCCGGGAGAGGCTTCTTACACGAACTGTGAGCCCAGGCCCAATTATTAG